From a single Haloarcula sp. DT43 genomic region:
- the idsA3 gene encoding geranylfarnesyl diphosphate synthase, with product MSERHQQVEDAIVARRDRVNDALHEDLPVQKPDHLYEASRYLLDAGGKRLRPTVLLLVAESLLDVDPLTAAYRDFPTLDGGRADVMSAALAIEVIQTFTLIHDDIMDDDALRRGVPAVHKEYDLSTAILAGDTLYSKAFEFLLDTGAAPERTVAANKRLATTCTRICEGQSLDIEFEQRDVVTPEEYLEMVELKTAVLYGAAASIPATLLGADEATVDALYNYGLDVGRAFQIQDDLLDLTTPSEKLGKQRGSDLVENKQTLVTLHARQQGVDVGELIDTNSVEAVSEAEIDAAVERLREVGSIEYARQTGQDLIASGKQNLEVLPDNETRYLLEGIANYLVERDY from the coding sequence ATGTCCGAACGCCATCAGCAGGTCGAAGACGCGATTGTCGCCCGACGAGACCGGGTCAACGACGCCCTCCACGAGGACCTCCCGGTGCAGAAACCGGACCACCTCTACGAGGCGTCGCGCTACCTGTTGGACGCGGGCGGGAAACGACTCCGCCCGACGGTCCTGCTGCTGGTCGCGGAGTCGCTGCTCGACGTCGACCCGCTGACGGCGGCCTACCGTGACTTCCCGACGCTCGACGGCGGGCGGGCCGACGTGATGTCGGCCGCGCTGGCCATCGAGGTCATCCAGACGTTCACGCTCATCCACGACGACATCATGGACGACGACGCGCTCCGGCGCGGGGTGCCCGCCGTCCACAAGGAGTACGACCTCTCGACGGCGATTCTCGCCGGCGACACGCTGTACTCGAAGGCGTTCGAGTTCCTGCTCGACACGGGCGCGGCCCCAGAGCGGACCGTCGCCGCGAACAAGCGACTCGCGACGACGTGTACCCGCATCTGCGAGGGCCAGTCCCTGGACATCGAGTTCGAGCAACGCGACGTAGTCACGCCCGAGGAGTATCTGGAGATGGTCGAACTCAAGACGGCCGTGCTGTACGGCGCGGCCGCCTCGATTCCGGCCACGCTGCTGGGGGCCGACGAGGCGACCGTCGACGCCCTGTACAACTACGGGCTCGACGTGGGTCGTGCGTTCCAGATTCAGGACGACCTGCTGGACCTGACGACCCCCTCGGAGAAGCTCGGTAAGCAGCGGGGCTCTGACCTCGTGGAGAACAAGCAGACGCTCGTGACGCTGCACGCCCGCCAGCAGGGCGTCGACGTCGGCGAACTCATCGACACGAACTCCGTCGAGGCGGTCTCGGAGGCCGAAATCGACGCCGCCGTCGAGCGCCTGCGGGAGGTGGGCTCTATCGAGTACGCCCGCCAGACCGGCCAGGACCTCATCGCGAGCGGCAAGCAGAACCTCGAAGTCCTGCCGGACAACGAGACCCGCTACCTGCTCGAAGGCATCGCCAACTACCTCGTCGAGCGCGACTACTGA
- a CDS encoding ArsA family ATPase: MTRFVLYGGKGGVGKTTVAAASGHRLAAAGHETLVVSTDPAHSLGDAVEAEVGGDPTEIRSGLWGVEVDPQTGIDRYRSLFEALAAEFSDAGIRLDEDEVAALFTSGVMPGSDELAAIEGMATYVESDRWDRVVFDTAPTGHTLRLLDLPSVMDRGVATAMDLRDQVRRKANTARTMFFGPMAGRRDDGPDDFTAMRKRMDRVGRVLRDPEQTEFRVVTVPETMAVRESERLVGRLREFEVPVTTLVVNKVIEDAGDCDRCRAKRADQEAAIGTLRDALPDLDVWTIPDQSGEVTGLAALERVAESLAAVD; the protein is encoded by the coding sequence GTGACTCGATTCGTCCTCTACGGCGGCAAGGGCGGCGTCGGCAAGACGACGGTGGCGGCGGCATCGGGCCACCGCCTGGCAGCGGCGGGCCACGAGACGCTCGTCGTTTCGACGGACCCCGCACACTCGCTGGGCGACGCCGTCGAAGCCGAGGTCGGCGGCGACCCGACGGAAATCCGGTCGGGGTTGTGGGGCGTCGAGGTGGACCCACAGACCGGCATCGACCGCTACCGCTCGCTGTTCGAGGCGCTGGCGGCGGAGTTCTCCGACGCCGGCATCAGGCTGGACGAAGACGAGGTCGCGGCGCTGTTCACGTCGGGCGTGATGCCCGGCAGCGACGAGCTGGCGGCTATCGAGGGCATGGCGACGTACGTCGAAAGCGACCGCTGGGACCGCGTGGTGTTCGACACCGCCCCGACCGGCCACACGCTCCGCCTGCTCGACCTCCCGTCGGTGATGGACCGCGGCGTGGCGACGGCGATGGACCTGCGCGACCAGGTCCGCCGGAAGGCCAACACCGCGCGGACCATGTTCTTCGGCCCGATGGCCGGCCGGCGAGACGACGGCCCCGACGACTTCACCGCGATGCGCAAGCGGATGGACCGCGTCGGGAGGGTGTTGCGGGACCCGGAACAGACCGAATTCCGCGTCGTCACCGTCCCCGAGACGATGGCCGTCCGTGAGTCCGAGCGGCTGGTCGGGCGGCTCCGCGAGTTCGAGGTCCCCGTGACGACGCTCGTCGTGAACAAGGTCATCGAGGACGCCGGCGACTGCGACCGCTGTCGCGCGAAGCGGGCCGATCAGGAGGCAGCCATCGGGACCCTGCGTGACGCGCTGCCCGACCTCGACGTGTGGACGATTCCCGACCAGTCCGGCGAGGTGACTGGGCTGGCGGCGCTGGAACGGGTCGCGGAATCGCTGGCTGCCGTGGACTGA
- a CDS encoding sensor histidine kinase — protein MSFDFVADIEHYAIFEMGPDGRVATWNAGAERIKGYSRSEILGTHYRTFFVDDAISTGAPEQLLARAENEGAIKGQGWRVRKDGERFWAEFSLTALFDESGALSGFAKVVRDATAQRQYERLFEQQTEQLEEFAEQVSHDLRNPLGVARANLKLAREECDSSYLDVVSNAVERASETVDDQLALARDGENAGTVEDIALAEMAKWCWQTIDTTNETLVLETDRTVTAIPSRLKPIFDNLLGNAVEHGGRGVTVTVGDLEDGFYVADNGTGIPESERGRVFERKYTLGDGTGLGLHLVRRNVVAQGWDISVTESETGGAQFEITDVDTTE, from the coding sequence ATGAGTTTTGATTTTGTAGCGGATATCGAACACTACGCGATTTTCGAGATGGGGCCGGACGGCCGCGTCGCTACGTGGAATGCGGGGGCCGAACGTATCAAGGGGTATTCCCGAAGCGAGATACTCGGAACGCACTACCGGACGTTTTTTGTCGACGACGCGATATCTACGGGGGCACCAGAACAGTTACTGGCTCGTGCCGAAAACGAGGGTGCGATAAAAGGACAGGGCTGGCGCGTCCGGAAAGACGGGGAGCGGTTCTGGGCGGAGTTCTCCCTCACCGCGCTGTTCGATGAGTCCGGCGCACTCAGTGGGTTTGCGAAAGTCGTCCGGGATGCGACAGCACAGCGCCAGTACGAACGACTATTCGAGCAGCAGACGGAGCAGTTGGAGGAGTTCGCCGAGCAGGTGAGCCACGACCTCAGGAACCCACTGGGCGTCGCCCGTGCGAACTTGAAACTCGCGCGCGAGGAGTGCGACAGTAGCTACCTCGATGTCGTGAGCAACGCCGTCGAGCGGGCGTCCGAGACAGTCGACGACCAGTTAGCGCTCGCACGGGACGGGGAGAACGCGGGGACGGTCGAGGATATTGCCCTCGCGGAGATGGCGAAGTGGTGCTGGCAGACGATTGATACGACCAACGAGACGCTCGTCCTCGAAACAGACCGGACGGTTACGGCTATCCCGTCCCGGTTGAAGCCTATCTTCGATAATCTCCTGGGGAACGCCGTCGAACACGGGGGCAGGGGAGTGACCGTCACGGTTGGCGACCTGGAGGACGGCTTCTACGTCGCCGACAACGGGACCGGCATACCCGAAAGCGAGCGTGGGCGGGTATTCGAACGCAAGTACACTCTCGGTGACGGGACGGGCCTCGGCCTCCATCTCGTCCGAAGAAACGTCGTTGCCCAGGGGTGGGACATCAGTGTCACCGAGAGTGAAACCGGCGGAGCGCAGTTCGAAATCACCGACGTCGACACGACCGAGTGA
- a CDS encoding glutamate--tRNA ligase, with product MDDELRDRIREAAETSALLNAVKHDSEAQVGAIMGPLMGENPEFREHGDEIPGVIAPVVERVNGMDADERRERLAELAPEKLEELEAEDEGEDHPLPDLPNADDYDTVRMRVAPNPNGPWHIGHARMAAVVGTYKDRYDGEFICRFDDTDPETKRPDLDAYDAILDAIGYLGFEPDDVVNASDRVETYYEYARDLIEKGGAYTCSCPQGEFSDLKNSGEACPHREKDAETTREEFEAMVDGEYDSGEMVLRVRTDITHKNPALRDFVAFRIVDTPHPREEAAEYRCWPMLDFQSGLDDHLLGVTHIIRGIDLQDSAKRQQFVYDYFGWEYPEVIHWGHVQVDEYDVPLSTSSIAELIETGELAGWDDPRAPTVASLERRGIRGEAVVDAMIQLGTSTSNVDLAMSAIYSNNRDLVDDASDRAFFVRDDDAHGGLVERQVVGGPDAGEPPLHPDFEERGRREIPVVGGVAVEGDDLPPHGERVWLKGYGCVRHTRDAFEYTGDDIDAVREEGVDVIHWAPADGPAVRLRTMDGDVTGVAEPGLLGYDADAVVQFERIGFARLDDVAEAPDTESVAYFTHP from the coding sequence ATGGACGACGAGTTGCGAGACCGAATCAGGGAGGCGGCGGAGACGAGCGCCCTCCTCAACGCGGTCAAACACGACAGCGAGGCACAGGTCGGCGCGATAATGGGACCGCTCATGGGCGAGAACCCCGAGTTCCGCGAGCACGGCGACGAGATTCCGGGCGTCATCGCGCCGGTCGTCGAGCGGGTCAACGGCATGGACGCCGACGAGCGACGCGAACGGCTGGCCGAACTCGCCCCCGAGAAGCTCGAAGAACTGGAGGCCGAGGACGAGGGCGAGGACCACCCGCTGCCGGACCTGCCCAACGCCGACGACTACGACACCGTTCGGATGCGCGTCGCCCCCAACCCCAACGGCCCGTGGCACATCGGCCACGCGCGGATGGCGGCTGTCGTCGGCACGTACAAGGACCGCTACGACGGTGAGTTCATCTGCCGCTTCGACGACACCGACCCCGAGACGAAGCGTCCCGACTTGGACGCCTACGACGCCATCCTCGACGCCATCGGCTATCTGGGCTTCGAACCGGACGACGTGGTGAACGCCAGCGACCGCGTCGAGACGTACTACGAGTACGCCCGCGACCTCATCGAGAAGGGCGGGGCCTACACCTGCTCGTGCCCGCAGGGCGAGTTCTCCGACCTGAAGAACAGCGGCGAGGCCTGTCCCCACCGCGAGAAGGACGCCGAGACCACCCGCGAGGAGTTTGAGGCGATGGTCGACGGCGAGTACGACAGCGGCGAGATGGTCCTGCGGGTCCGGACCGACATCACCCACAAGAACCCCGCCCTGCGGGACTTCGTGGCCTTCCGCATCGTCGACACGCCACACCCGCGCGAGGAGGCGGCGGAGTACCGCTGCTGGCCCATGCTCGACTTCCAGAGCGGACTGGACGACCACCTGCTCGGCGTGACACACATCATCCGCGGCATCGACCTCCAGGACTCCGCGAAGCGCCAGCAGTTCGTCTACGACTACTTCGGCTGGGAGTACCCCGAGGTCATCCACTGGGGCCACGTCCAGGTCGACGAGTACGACGTGCCGCTGTCCACGTCGAGCATCGCTGAGCTCATCGAGACCGGCGAGCTAGCGGGCTGGGACGACCCGCGCGCGCCGACCGTCGCTAGCCTCGAACGGCGCGGCATCCGCGGCGAAGCCGTCGTCGACGCGATGATTCAACTGGGCACGTCCACCTCGAACGTCGACCTCGCGATGTCCGCTATCTACTCGAACAACCGCGACCTCGTCGACGACGCCTCGGACCGGGCGTTCTTCGTCCGCGACGACGACGCCCACGGCGGTCTCGTCGAGCGCCAGGTCGTCGGCGGTCCCGACGCCGGCGAGCCGCCGCTGCACCCCGACTTCGAGGAGCGGGGCCGCCGCGAGATTCCGGTCGTGGGGGGCGTGGCCGTCGAGGGTGACGACCTGCCGCCCCACGGCGAGCGCGTCTGGCTCAAGGGCTACGGCTGCGTGCGCCACACCCGCGACGCCTTCGAGTACACCGGCGACGACATCGACGCCGTCCGGGAGGAGGGCGTCGACGTGATTCACTGGGCCCCCGCCGACGGTCCCGCCGTCCGCCTGCGGACCATGGACGGCGACGTGACCGGCGTGGCCGAACCCGGACTGCTCGGCTACGACGCCGACGCGGTCGTCCAGTTCGAACGCATCGGGTTCGCCCGCCTCGACGACGTGGCCGAGGCTCCCGACACGGAGTCCGTCGCGTACTTCACTCACCCCTGA
- a CDS encoding alpha/beta hydrolase produces the protein MTDPAPESVTVQRDIPFQEADGETLTLDLYDSPAASGPKPVAVLVRGGAFAFGDKGEFARHALDLAADGFLVVEPQYRLAPEWTFPAALVDVKAAIEWARSEGEGYGADTDRIVGVGHSAGANLVVLAALTADEPGFEPELYPGASSHLSAAVGYAGVYDFRSLDAATGEGERFHRQYLGGGPDDEPAAYDLASPVAQADTDAPPILLLHGTEDETVPPSQSELLADALGPMTDVVHEPVPADHGFPFHGAHYDDVYERTVEFLRGVAAGPDAADATDSVGDTGGPGGDLPDPTDRIDDSGPAGGRDPDRRDGPGF, from the coding sequence GTGACAGACCCTGCTCCCGAGTCGGTGACCGTCCAGCGCGACATCCCGTTCCAGGAGGCGGACGGCGAGACGCTGACGCTCGACCTGTACGACTCGCCGGCGGCCAGCGGCCCGAAGCCGGTCGCCGTGCTCGTCCGCGGCGGCGCGTTCGCGTTCGGCGACAAGGGCGAGTTCGCCCGGCACGCGCTCGACCTCGCGGCGGACGGCTTCCTCGTCGTCGAGCCCCAGTACCGCCTCGCGCCGGAGTGGACCTTCCCGGCGGCGCTGGTGGACGTGAAGGCCGCTATCGAGTGGGCCCGGTCGGAGGGCGAGGGCTACGGCGCTGACACCGACCGCATCGTCGGCGTCGGCCACTCGGCAGGGGCGAATCTCGTCGTTCTGGCCGCGCTGACGGCCGACGAGCCCGGGTTCGAACCCGAACTGTACCCCGGCGCGTCCTCCCACCTGTCGGCCGCCGTCGGCTACGCCGGGGTGTACGACTTCCGCTCGCTCGACGCCGCGACGGGCGAGGGCGAGCGGTTCCACCGCCAGTACCTCGGCGGCGGACCCGACGACGAGCCCGCGGCCTACGACCTGGCCTCGCCGGTCGCACAGGCCGACACCGACGCGCCGCCGATACTGTTGCTCCACGGCACCGAGGACGAGACCGTCCCGCCGTCCCAGTCCGAACTGCTGGCCGACGCCCTCGGGCCGATGACCGACGTGGTTCACGAGCCGGTGCCGGCGGACCACGGGTTCCCGTTCCACGGCGCTCACTACGACGACGTGTACGAGCGGACCGTCGAGTTCCTCCGGGGGGTCGCTGCCGGGCCGGACGCCGCCGACGCGACCGACTCGGTCGGCGATACCGGCGGTCCCGGCGGCGACCTACCGGACCCGACAGACCGCATCGACGACTCCGGGCCGGCGGGCGGCAGGGACCCGGACCGCCGCGACGGCCCCGGGTTCTGA
- a CDS encoding 4Fe-4S dicluster domain-containing protein, producing MAIDPEFEENRDVVEQHDGHNVWGPVDEPEELGIHGTHVAVDFDICLADGACLEDCPVDVFEWVDTPDHPESEIKADPAHEDQCIDCMLCVDVCPVDAIDVDPGRAGRI from the coding sequence ATGGCCATAGACCCGGAGTTCGAGGAGAACCGCGACGTTGTCGAACAACACGACGGCCACAACGTCTGGGGGCCGGTCGACGAGCCCGAGGAACTGGGCATCCACGGGACACACGTCGCCGTCGACTTCGACATCTGTCTCGCCGACGGCGCGTGCCTGGAGGACTGTCCCGTCGACGTGTTCGAGTGGGTCGACACGCCGGACCATCCGGAGAGCGAAATCAAGGCCGACCCCGCCCACGAGGACCAGTGCATCGACTGCATGCTCTGTGTCGACGTGTGTCCGGTCGACGCCATCGACGTGGACCCGGGCCGCGCCGGGCGTATCTGA
- a CDS encoding electron transfer flavoprotein subunit beta/FixA family protein encodes MHTVVMTKGVPDFREGQVSFDEEGHLERGKTPTVMNPNDKHALRAAFQTKVRNGGHVSLMSMGPPGYEEVLQEGMADVYADDLYLLSDREMGAADTWATAMTVASGLQKLETEPDLVFAGFKTADGETGHTGPQTCWCLDWPIITHVLSLDIDEDARTVRAKRLVDGDISEIETVEAPMPCFIVADPEFEPTYRRASHRLKHKDLREETTERAEDYEDHLTVWDHTDLNLDPDYIGLDGSPTIVAGVDPIPKAPSEREATVIDAGADEAMEQVVDELAPYAAGD; translated from the coding sequence ATGCATACTGTCGTCATGACGAAAGGCGTCCCGGACTTCCGGGAGGGACAGGTATCGTTCGACGAGGAGGGTCATCTCGAACGGGGGAAGACACCGACGGTGATGAACCCCAACGACAAGCACGCGCTGCGGGCCGCGTTCCAGACGAAAGTCCGCAACGGCGGGCACGTCTCGCTGATGAGCATGGGCCCGCCGGGCTACGAGGAGGTCCTCCAGGAGGGAATGGCGGACGTGTACGCCGACGACCTCTATCTCCTCTCGGACCGCGAGATGGGCGCGGCCGACACGTGGGCGACGGCGATGACGGTCGCCAGCGGCCTCCAGAAACTGGAGACGGAGCCCGACCTCGTGTTCGCGGGCTTCAAGACGGCCGACGGTGAGACCGGTCACACCGGGCCACAGACCTGCTGGTGTCTCGACTGGCCGATAATCACGCACGTCCTCTCGCTGGATATCGACGAGGACGCGCGGACCGTGCGGGCCAAACGCCTGGTCGACGGCGACATCTCCGAAATCGAGACGGTCGAGGCGCCGATGCCGTGTTTCATCGTCGCCGACCCGGAGTTCGAACCCACTTACCGGCGGGCCAGTCACCGGCTGAAACACAAGGACCTCCGCGAGGAGACGACTGAGCGAGCCGAAGACTACGAGGATCACCTGACGGTCTGGGACCACACCGATCTCAATCTGGACCCGGACTACATCGGGCTGGACGGCTCGCCGACCATCGTCGCCGGCGTCGACCCGATCCCGAAGGCCCCCTCTGAGCGAGAGGCGACGGTTATCGACGCCGGCGCGGACGAGGCCATGGAACAGGTCGTGGACGAACTCGCGCCGTACGCGGCGGGTGACTGA
- a CDS encoding electron transfer flavoprotein subunit alpha/FixB family protein, whose amino-acid sequence MAEIDPTEYEIAELGPKIKDVDDADELRAMLELEEGGEDRVPVKTLIEDRIEKVEDEGDGELDPETVDLAALTVADVANMVRDIDDAEVLRDLLEREQAGEDRKTAKSQIESRIESVEGTEESEVAEAEYVPPEEKYPELDHPTNDKQWVEGTVGAEYRDMWVYCETQAGDLVDVSKEMLGKARDLMDTYNAEYDADERVVAVLIGADASDHVDDVIAYGADLVLYHEDDRLERFRHQPYTEIFCDMARAGGDLAAEGREEVDWKDYHEPRYTVFPATNNGRDLSALVQGELDSGLASDCSGLYIENAMISNPAKVGTAGDKKEFERVLHMKRPDFSGFEYSTILCIDKPNRDFHPQGASVIPGSFEIPDPDFEREAEVVDYEMELDADWFQVEVEEFDRLSGGVDLTGNDVVVAVGRGIGDDPTTGIELALDLVDAFDEADLGLSRGVITSSYSFDGHVEQYVTEERQIGESGQEVEPDVYIAAGISGAIQHKVGCDESDTIIAVNTDPDADIRDFSDYLIEGDLFEVLPRLTEAVEAGDLGAVVGEVSDD is encoded by the coding sequence ATGGCCGAAATCGACCCCACGGAGTACGAGATCGCCGAGCTCGGACCGAAGATCAAGGACGTCGACGACGCCGACGAACTGCGGGCGATGCTGGAACTCGAAGAGGGCGGCGAGGACCGCGTGCCGGTCAAGACGCTCATCGAGGACCGAATCGAGAAGGTCGAGGACGAGGGCGACGGGGAACTCGACCCCGAGACCGTCGACCTCGCCGCGCTGACTGTCGCCGACGTGGCGAACATGGTCCGGGACATCGACGACGCCGAGGTGCTCCGGGACCTCTTAGAGCGCGAGCAGGCCGGCGAGGACCGCAAGACGGCGAAGTCTCAGATAGAGAGCCGCATCGAGTCTGTCGAGGGAACCGAGGAGTCAGAGGTCGCAGAGGCCGAGTACGTGCCGCCCGAAGAGAAGTACCCCGAACTCGACCACCCGACCAACGACAAGCAGTGGGTCGAGGGCACCGTCGGCGCGGAGTACCGCGACATGTGGGTCTACTGCGAGACGCAGGCGGGCGACCTCGTGGACGTGTCCAAAGAGATGCTCGGGAAGGCCCGCGACCTGATGGACACCTACAACGCCGAGTACGATGCTGACGAGCGCGTCGTCGCAGTGCTCATCGGTGCCGACGCCAGCGACCACGTCGACGACGTCATCGCCTACGGGGCCGACCTCGTCCTCTATCACGAGGACGACCGCCTCGAACGCTTCCGTCACCAGCCCTACACCGAGATCTTCTGTGACATGGCTCGGGCGGGCGGCGACCTGGCCGCCGAGGGCCGCGAGGAGGTGGACTGGAAGGACTACCACGAACCGCGGTACACGGTCTTCCCGGCCACGAACAACGGGCGGGACCTCTCGGCGCTCGTTCAGGGCGAACTCGACTCGGGGCTGGCCTCGGACTGTTCGGGGCTGTACATCGAGAACGCGATGATATCCAATCCCGCGAAGGTCGGCACGGCCGGCGACAAGAAGGAATTCGAGCGCGTCCTGCACATGAAGCGTCCGGACTTCTCCGGCTTCGAGTACTCGACCATCCTCTGTATCGACAAGCCAAACCGGGACTTCCACCCGCAAGGGGCGTCCGTCATTCCGGGGAGTTTCGAGATTCCGGACCCCGACTTCGAGCGTGAAGCCGAGGTCGTCGATTACGAGATGGAACTCGACGCGGACTGGTTCCAGGTCGAGGTCGAGGAGTTCGACCGTCTCTCGGGTGGCGTCGACCTCACCGGGAACGACGTGGTCGTCGCCGTCGGTCGCGGCATCGGCGACGATCCGACGACGGGCATCGAACTGGCACTCGACCTCGTGGACGCCTTCGACGAGGCCGACCTCGGGCTCTCTCGGGGCGTCATCACCTCGTCGTACTCCTTCGACGGCCATGTCGAACAGTACGTCACCGAGGAGCGCCAGATCGGCGAGTCCGGACAGGAGGTCGAACCGGACGTGTACATCGCGGCGGGTATCTCCGGCGCGATACAGCACAAGGTCGGCTGCGACGAGTCGGACACGATAATCGCCGTCAACACCGACCCGGACGCCGACATCCGCGACTTCTCTGATTACCTCATCGAGGGCGACCTGTTCGAGGTCTTACCGCGCCTGACGGAGGCGGTCGAAGCGGGCGACCTCGGCGCGGTCGTGGGGGAGGTCAGCGATGACTGA
- a CDS encoding FAD-dependent monooxygenase, with protein MTDSYEEYEAVVVGCGPGGAAAAANLARNGVETLVLERGVDAGSKNVSGGLIYAEESAPYTIDGLFPGFREEATERPVTENYIHNVAGEKVKTFDIGDLHHHDTAWADSVLRRKMDSWLAQQVHERTRETGGGLLTEVHVTGLLRERGEIVGVTTEELDPIKADLIVAADGVNSELARDAGLMDWEEPEEWFQGVKAVVDVEPDLINERFGVDADDGAAHLFSGDLFDGVRGGGFLYTNESSLSIGTVFHLDSIAEEEAEPHELLDGLLTHPLMAQWLGDEYDEREYSAKLVPDSKKAAHPSPHEDRLVLVGDAAGQMQAQGPIIKGMNHAVTAGALAAEAFADARSRNDPHRAGELYEKKLHDEGVMDKLRPTRYEVFGRLGELGPVDDVSNSIAESAVGRFGVRAASGLLERAYSSPTLVSMIPDTKLPYVTLPTIIAEELGERVEDENTVSPPDLADRIGDLTYDVGDPHIELLDKSFEASGTAVTACPVSAKGFGGGCYRDERVQTNGSEEHLVSLDTQPCVECGTCAVVADTEWEHPAGGKGVEFEQG; from the coding sequence ATGACTGACTCCTACGAGGAGTACGAGGCGGTCGTCGTCGGCTGTGGCCCCGGCGGGGCCGCGGCGGCGGCGAACCTCGCGCGAAACGGCGTCGAGACGCTCGTCCTCGAACGCGGCGTCGACGCCGGATCCAAGAACGTCTCTGGCGGCCTCATCTACGCCGAGGAGTCGGCCCCCTACACCATTGACGGGCTGTTCCCCGGGTTCCGGGAGGAGGCGACCGAGCGGCCGGTCACCGAGAACTACATCCACAACGTCGCCGGCGAGAAGGTCAAGACCTTCGACATCGGCGACCTCCACCACCACGACACGGCGTGGGCCGACTCGGTGCTCCGCCGGAAGATGGACTCCTGGCTCGCCCAGCAGGTCCACGAGCGCACCCGCGAGACCGGCGGCGGCCTGCTGACCGAGGTCCACGTCACCGGCCTGCTGCGCGAGCGCGGCGAGATCGTCGGCGTGACGACGGAGGAACTCGACCCAATCAAGGCCGATCTGATCGTGGCGGCCGACGGTGTCAACTCCGAACTGGCCCGTGACGCGGGCTTGATGGACTGGGAGGAGCCGGAAGAGTGGTTCCAGGGCGTCAAGGCCGTCGTCGACGTGGAGCCGGACCTCATCAACGAGCGCTTCGGCGTGGACGCGGACGACGGCGCGGCCCACCTGTTCTCGGGCGACCTGTTCGACGGCGTCCGGGGCGGCGGCTTCCTCTACACCAACGAGTCGTCGCTCTCCATCGGGACCGTGTTCCACCTCGACTCAATCGCTGAAGAGGAGGCCGAGCCACACGAACTGCTGGACGGCCTGCTCACCCACCCGCTCATGGCCCAGTGGCTCGGCGACGAGTACGACGAGCGCGAGTACAGCGCCAAGCTGGTCCCCGACTCGAAGAAGGCGGCTCACCCATCGCCCCACGAGGACCGCCTCGTCCTGGTCGGCGACGCCGCGGGGCAGATGCAGGCCCAAGGCCCGATAATCAAGGGGATGAACCACGCCGTGACCGCGGGGGCGCTGGCCGCCGAGGCCTTCGCCGACGCGCGCTCGCGCAACGACCCCCACCGCGCCGGCGAACTGTACGAGAAGAAGCTCCACGACGAGGGCGTGATGGACAAGCTCCGACCCACCCGCTACGAGGTGTTCGGACGGCTCGGTGAACTCGGGCCGGTCGACGACGTCTCGAACAGCATCGCGGAGTCCGCCGTCGGTCGCTTCGGCGTCCGGGCCGCGTCGGGACTGCTCGAACGGGCCTACTCCTCGCCGACGCTGGTGTCGATGATTCCGGACACCAAGCTGCCCTACGTGACGCTGCCAACGATCATCGCGGAGGAACTCGGCGAGCGCGTCGAGGACGAGAACACCGTCTCGCCACCGGACCTGGCCGACCGCATCGGCGACCTGACCTACGATGTCGGCGATCCACACATCGAGCTCCTCGACAAGTCCTTCGAGGCGTCGGGGACCGCGGTCACTGCCTGTCCGGTCAGTGCGAAGGGCTTCGGGGGCGGCTGTTACCGCGACGAGCGGGTGCAGACGAACGGCAGCGAGGAACACCTCGTGAGCCTCGACACCCAGCCCTGCGTGGAGTGTGGGACCTGCGCGGTCGTCGCCGACACCGAGTGGGAGCATCCAGCGGGGGGCAAGGGAGTCGAGTTCGAGCAGGGCTGA